In Mustela nigripes isolate SB6536 chromosome 10, MUSNIG.SB6536, whole genome shotgun sequence, one DNA window encodes the following:
- the ADAM15 gene encoding disintegrin and metalloproteinase domain-containing protein 15 isoform X7 has product MRLALLWALGLLGAGSPLSSRPLPDVGDIEKQQARPERALGRPLEPRIPPDTPTLSLAETQLPEVLQIPLELDGEKHVLELLRDRELVPGRPSLTWYQPDGTRVVGVGHSLGNCCYQGAVRGHAGSWVSVCTCSGLRGLVMLSPERSYTLDLEPGDLRAPPNISRIQDLFLPGHTCALSRRAPAPMQVPPERPWGQSHSHAQRRRRDVLTETKTIELVIVADHSEVQRYPDPQHLLDRMLKVTLLLDTFFRPLNVRVALVGLEAWTQRDLVEISRDPGLTLHRFLRWRGRDLLPRLPHDSAQLVTAASFSGPTVGMAIQNSICSPAFSGGVSMDHSTSVLGVASSIAHELGHSLGLDHDLPGSSCPCPGPAPAKSCIMEASTDFLPGLNFSNCSRQALEKALLEGMGSCLLERLPGLPSLATICGNKLVEPGEQCDCGFPDDCSDPCCDHFTCQLRPGAQCASDGLCCHNCQLRPAGWQCRPTRGDCDLPEFCAGDSAQCPPDASLGDGEPCAGGEAVCVQGRCASYAQQCQALWGPGAQPAPPPCLLAANTRGDAFGSCGRSANGSYVSCAPKDAVCGQLQCQGGQARPLLGTARDLRWEVLEASGTQPSVNCRWVHLDLGDDVAQPLLSLPGTACGPGLVCMDGQCQPVDVLRTQECRGKCHGHGVCGSRGHCHCEEGWAPPDCANRIRATSALTTGLPLSLLLLAVLTLLGASYRHRARLRQRLCQLKGPTCQYRAAQSGPPECPEPPQRVLLMPGTKAELADRPNPPTRPLPADPAVRRQKGPAKPPPPRKPLPANPQGQRPSGDLPGPGAGVPPLVVPSRPAPPPPAASSLYL; this is encoded by the exons ATGCGGCTGGCGCTGCTCtgggccctggggctcctgggcgcTGGCAGCCCTCTGTCCTCCCGGCCGCTCCCCGATGTCG GTGACATTGAGAAGCAGCAGGCAAGGCCAGAGAGAGCCCTGGGCAGACCCTTGGAGCCCCGGATCCCTCCAGACACCCCCACACTCAGCCTTGCAGAG ACCCAGCTGCCTGAGGTCTTGCAGATCCCGCTGGAACTGGATGGGGAGAAGCACGTTCTGGAGCTCCTACGGGACAG aGAGCTAGTCCCAGGCCGCCCGAGCCTGACGTGGTACCAGCCTGATGGCACCCGTGTGGTTGGTGTGGGCCACAGTCTG GGAAACTGCTGCTACCAGGGGGCCGTGAGGGGCCATGCGGGCTCCTGGGTCTCTGTCTGCACCTGCTCTGGGCTGAG GGGTTTGGTGATGCTGTCCCCGGAGAGAAGCTACACCCTAGACCTGGAGCCTGGGGACCTTCGGGCGCCCCCGAATATCTCCCGGATCCAAGACCTCTTCCTGCCAGGCCACACTTGTGCCCTGAGCCGGCGAGCGCCCGCGCCCATGCAGGTCCCCCCGGAGCGGCCCTGGGGACAAAGCCACAGCCACGCTCAGCGG CGGAGGCGGGACGTGCTGACAGAGACCAAGACCATCGAGCTGGTGATCGTGGCCGATCATTCGGAG GTCCAGAGGTACCCAGACCCCCAGCACCTGCTGGACCGCATGCTGAAAGTGACCCTCCTCCTGGACACC TTCTTCCGGCCCCTGAACGTGCGGGTGGCGCTCGTGGGCCTGGAGGCCTGGACCCAGCGCGACCTGGTGGAGATAAGCCGGGACCCGGGGCTCACGCTACACAGGTTCCTCCGATGGCGTGGGAGGGACCTGCTCCCTCGCCTGCCCCACGACAGTGCCCAGCTGGTGAC TGCTGCTTCATTCTCCGGGCCCACGGTGGGCATGGCCATTCAGAACTCCATCTGTTCTCCTGCCTTCTCGGGGGGGGTGAGCATG GACCATTCCACCAGCGTCCTGGGGGTCGCCTCCTCTATAGCGCACGAGTTGGGCCACAGCCTGGGCCTGGACCACGACTTGCCGGGGAGCAGCTGCCCCTGCCCAGGGCCGGCCCCTGCCAAGAGCTGCATCATGGAGGCCTCCACGGA CTTCCTGCCAGGCCTGAACTTCAGCAACTGCAGCCGGCAGGCCCTGGAGAAAGCCCTTCTGGAAGGGATGGGCAGCTGCCTCCTTGAACGGCTGCCCGGCCTGCCCTCTCTGGCCACCATCTGCGGGAACAAGCTCGTGGAGCCCGGCGAGCAGTGTGACTGTGGCTTCCCGGAT GACTGCAGTGACCCCTGCTGTGACCACTTCACCTGCCAGCTGAGGCCGGGGGCACAGTGTGCATCCGATGGGCTCTGCTGTCACAACTGCCAG CTGCGCCCGGCTGGCTGGCAGTGCCGCCCTACCAGAGGGGACTGTGACTTACCAGAGTTCTGCGCGGGAGACAGTGCCCAGTGCCCTCCCGATGCCAGCCTCGGAGACGGCGAGCCGTGTGCAGGGGGCgaggctgtgtgtgtgcagggcCGTTGTGCCTCCTATGCCCAGCAGTGCCAGGCTCTCTGGGGCCCCGGGGCCCAGCCCGCCCCGCCGCCTTGCCTCCTTGCTGCCAATACTCGGGGGGACGCCTTCGGGAGCTGTGGGCGCAGCGCTAATGGCAGCTACGTGTCCTGCGCCCCAAA AGACGCCGTCTGCGGGCAGCTCCAGTGCCAGGGGGGGCAGGCCCGGCCTCTGCTGGGCACCGCTCGGGATCTGCGCTGGGAGGTGCTGGAAGCCAGCGGGACCCAGCCGAGTGTGAACTGCCGCTGGGTCCACCTGGACCTGGGTGACGACGTGGCCCAGCCCCTCCTGAGTCTGCCGGGCACTGCCTGCGGGCCTGGCCTG GTATGCATGGATGGCCAATGCCAGCCTGTGGATGTCCTGCGAACCCAGGAATGTCGAGGCAAATGCCACGGACACGGG GTCTGTGGCAGCAGAGGACACTGCCACTGTGAGGAGGGCTGGGCTCCCCCGGACTGTGCCAACCGCATCAGAG CAACCAGCGCCCTGACCACGGGGCTGCCTCTCAGCCTCCTGCTGTTGGCGGTCCTGACGCTGCTGGGGGCCAGCTACCGGCACCGCGCCCGCCTGCGACAGCGGCTGTGTCAGCTCAAAGGGCCCACCTGCCAGTACAG GGCAGCCCAGTCTGGTCCCCCCGAATGCCCAGAGCCCCCGCAGAGGGTCCTGCTGATGCCAGGGACCAAG GCTGAGCTGGCTGACCGGCCCAATCCCCCCACCCGCCCTCTGCCCGCTGACCCAGCGGTGAGGCGCCAGAAG ggGCCTGCCAAGCCCCCACCCCCGAGGAAGCCACTGCCTGCCAACCCCCAGGGCCAGCGCCCTTCGGGTGACCTGCCCGGCCCAGGAGCTGGAGTCCCGCCCCTAGTGGTACCGTCCAG GCCGGCGCCGCCGCCCCCAGCAGCGTCCTCGCTCTACCTCTGA
- the ADAM15 gene encoding disintegrin and metalloproteinase domain-containing protein 15 isoform X6 produces MRLALLWALGLLGAGSPLSSRPLPDVGDIEKQQARPERALGRPLEPRIPPDTPTLSLAETQLPEVLQIPLELDGEKHVLELLRDRELVPGRPSLTWYQPDGTRVVGVGHSLGNCCYQGAVRGHAGSWVSVCTCSGLRGLVMLSPERSYTLDLEPGDLRAPPNISRIQDLFLPGHTCALSRRAPAPMQVPPERPWGQSHSHAQRRRRDVLTETKTIELVIVADHSEVQRYPDPQHLLDRMLKVTLLLDTFFRPLNVRVALVGLEAWTQRDLVEISRDPGLTLHRFLRWRGRDLLPRLPHDSAQLVTAASFSGPTVGMAIQNSICSPAFSGGVSMDHSTSVLGVASSIAHELGHSLGLDHDLPGSSCPCPGPAPAKSCIMEASTDFLPGLNFSNCSRQALEKALLEGMGSCLLERLPGLPSLATICGNKLVEPGEQCDCGFPDDCSDPCCDHFTCQLRPGAQCASDGLCCHNCQLRPAGWQCRPTRGDCDLPEFCAGDSAQCPPDASLGDGEPCAGGEAVCVQGRCASYAQQCQALWGPGAQPAPPPCLLAANTRGDAFGSCGRSANGSYVSCAPKDAVCGQLQCQGGQARPLLGTARDLRWEVLEASGTQPSVNCRWVHLDLGDDVAQPLLSLPGTACGPGLVCMDGQCQPVDVLRTQECRGKCHGHGVCGSRGHCHCEEGWAPPDCANRIRATSALTTGLPLSLLLLAVLTLLGASYRHRARLRQRLCQLKGPTCQYRAAQSGPPECPEPPQRVLLMPGTKPSVLGFPAPPSRPLPPDPVPKRLQGPAKPPPPRKPLPANPQGQRPSGDLPGPGAGVPPLVVPSRPAPPPPAASSLYL; encoded by the exons ATGCGGCTGGCGCTGCTCtgggccctggggctcctgggcgcTGGCAGCCCTCTGTCCTCCCGGCCGCTCCCCGATGTCG GTGACATTGAGAAGCAGCAGGCAAGGCCAGAGAGAGCCCTGGGCAGACCCTTGGAGCCCCGGATCCCTCCAGACACCCCCACACTCAGCCTTGCAGAG ACCCAGCTGCCTGAGGTCTTGCAGATCCCGCTGGAACTGGATGGGGAGAAGCACGTTCTGGAGCTCCTACGGGACAG aGAGCTAGTCCCAGGCCGCCCGAGCCTGACGTGGTACCAGCCTGATGGCACCCGTGTGGTTGGTGTGGGCCACAGTCTG GGAAACTGCTGCTACCAGGGGGCCGTGAGGGGCCATGCGGGCTCCTGGGTCTCTGTCTGCACCTGCTCTGGGCTGAG GGGTTTGGTGATGCTGTCCCCGGAGAGAAGCTACACCCTAGACCTGGAGCCTGGGGACCTTCGGGCGCCCCCGAATATCTCCCGGATCCAAGACCTCTTCCTGCCAGGCCACACTTGTGCCCTGAGCCGGCGAGCGCCCGCGCCCATGCAGGTCCCCCCGGAGCGGCCCTGGGGACAAAGCCACAGCCACGCTCAGCGG CGGAGGCGGGACGTGCTGACAGAGACCAAGACCATCGAGCTGGTGATCGTGGCCGATCATTCGGAG GTCCAGAGGTACCCAGACCCCCAGCACCTGCTGGACCGCATGCTGAAAGTGACCCTCCTCCTGGACACC TTCTTCCGGCCCCTGAACGTGCGGGTGGCGCTCGTGGGCCTGGAGGCCTGGACCCAGCGCGACCTGGTGGAGATAAGCCGGGACCCGGGGCTCACGCTACACAGGTTCCTCCGATGGCGTGGGAGGGACCTGCTCCCTCGCCTGCCCCACGACAGTGCCCAGCTGGTGAC TGCTGCTTCATTCTCCGGGCCCACGGTGGGCATGGCCATTCAGAACTCCATCTGTTCTCCTGCCTTCTCGGGGGGGGTGAGCATG GACCATTCCACCAGCGTCCTGGGGGTCGCCTCCTCTATAGCGCACGAGTTGGGCCACAGCCTGGGCCTGGACCACGACTTGCCGGGGAGCAGCTGCCCCTGCCCAGGGCCGGCCCCTGCCAAGAGCTGCATCATGGAGGCCTCCACGGA CTTCCTGCCAGGCCTGAACTTCAGCAACTGCAGCCGGCAGGCCCTGGAGAAAGCCCTTCTGGAAGGGATGGGCAGCTGCCTCCTTGAACGGCTGCCCGGCCTGCCCTCTCTGGCCACCATCTGCGGGAACAAGCTCGTGGAGCCCGGCGAGCAGTGTGACTGTGGCTTCCCGGAT GACTGCAGTGACCCCTGCTGTGACCACTTCACCTGCCAGCTGAGGCCGGGGGCACAGTGTGCATCCGATGGGCTCTGCTGTCACAACTGCCAG CTGCGCCCGGCTGGCTGGCAGTGCCGCCCTACCAGAGGGGACTGTGACTTACCAGAGTTCTGCGCGGGAGACAGTGCCCAGTGCCCTCCCGATGCCAGCCTCGGAGACGGCGAGCCGTGTGCAGGGGGCgaggctgtgtgtgtgcagggcCGTTGTGCCTCCTATGCCCAGCAGTGCCAGGCTCTCTGGGGCCCCGGGGCCCAGCCCGCCCCGCCGCCTTGCCTCCTTGCTGCCAATACTCGGGGGGACGCCTTCGGGAGCTGTGGGCGCAGCGCTAATGGCAGCTACGTGTCCTGCGCCCCAAA AGACGCCGTCTGCGGGCAGCTCCAGTGCCAGGGGGGGCAGGCCCGGCCTCTGCTGGGCACCGCTCGGGATCTGCGCTGGGAGGTGCTGGAAGCCAGCGGGACCCAGCCGAGTGTGAACTGCCGCTGGGTCCACCTGGACCTGGGTGACGACGTGGCCCAGCCCCTCCTGAGTCTGCCGGGCACTGCCTGCGGGCCTGGCCTG GTATGCATGGATGGCCAATGCCAGCCTGTGGATGTCCTGCGAACCCAGGAATGTCGAGGCAAATGCCACGGACACGGG GTCTGTGGCAGCAGAGGACACTGCCACTGTGAGGAGGGCTGGGCTCCCCCGGACTGTGCCAACCGCATCAGAG CAACCAGCGCCCTGACCACGGGGCTGCCTCTCAGCCTCCTGCTGTTGGCGGTCCTGACGCTGCTGGGGGCCAGCTACCGGCACCGCGCCCGCCTGCGACAGCGGCTGTGTCAGCTCAAAGGGCCCACCTGCCAGTACAG GGCAGCCCAGTCTGGTCCCCCCGAATGCCCAGAGCCCCCGCAGAGGGTCCTGCTGATGCCAGGGACCAAG CCTAGTGTTCTTGGCTTCCCGGCACCCCCTTCCAGGCCGCTGCCTCCTGACCCTGTGCCCAAGAGACTCCAG ggGCCTGCCAAGCCCCCACCCCCGAGGAAGCCACTGCCTGCCAACCCCCAGGGCCAGCGCCCTTCGGGTGACCTGCCCGGCCCAGGAGCTGGAGTCCCGCCCCTAGTGGTACCGTCCAG GCCGGCGCCGCCGCCCCCAGCAGCGTCCTCGCTCTACCTCTGA
- the ADAM15 gene encoding disintegrin and metalloproteinase domain-containing protein 15 isoform X2 — protein sequence MRLALLWALGLLGAGSPLSSRPLPDVGDIEKQQARPERALGRPLEPRIPPDTPTLSLAETQLPEVLQIPLELDGEKHVLELLRDRELVPGRPSLTWYQPDGTRVVGVGHSLGNCCYQGAVRGHAGSWVSVCTCSGLRGLVMLSPERSYTLDLEPGDLRAPPNISRIQDLFLPGHTCALSRRAPAPMQVPPERPWGQSHSHAQRRRRDVLTETKTIELVIVADHSEVQRYPDPQHLLDRMLKVTLLLDTFFRPLNVRVALVGLEAWTQRDLVEISRDPGLTLHRFLRWRGRDLLPRLPHDSAQLVTAASFSGPTVGMAIQNSICSPAFSGGVSMDHSTSVLGVASSIAHELGHSLGLDHDLPGSSCPCPGPAPAKSCIMEASTDFLPGLNFSNCSRQALEKALLEGMGSCLLERLPGLPSLATICGNKLVEPGEQCDCGFPDDCSDPCCDHFTCQLRPGAQCASDGLCCHNCQLRPAGWQCRPTRGDCDLPEFCAGDSAQCPPDASLGDGEPCAGGEAVCVQGRCASYAQQCQALWGPGAQPAPPPCLLAANTRGDAFGSCGRSANGSYVSCAPKDAVCGQLQCQGGQARPLLGTARDLRWEVLEASGTQPSVNCRWVHLDLGDDVAQPLLSLPGTACGPGLVCMDGQCQPVDVLRTQECRGKCHGHGVCGSRGHCHCEEGWAPPDCANRIRATSALTTGLPLSLLLLAVLTLLGASYRHRARLRQRLCQLKGPTCQYRAAQSGPPECPEPPQRVLLMPGTKPSVLGFPAPPSRPLPPDPVPKRLQAELADRPNPPTRPLPADPAVRRQKGPAKPPPPRKPLPANPQGQRPSGDLPGPGAGVPPLVVPSRPAPPPPAASSLYL from the exons ATGCGGCTGGCGCTGCTCtgggccctggggctcctgggcgcTGGCAGCCCTCTGTCCTCCCGGCCGCTCCCCGATGTCG GTGACATTGAGAAGCAGCAGGCAAGGCCAGAGAGAGCCCTGGGCAGACCCTTGGAGCCCCGGATCCCTCCAGACACCCCCACACTCAGCCTTGCAGAG ACCCAGCTGCCTGAGGTCTTGCAGATCCCGCTGGAACTGGATGGGGAGAAGCACGTTCTGGAGCTCCTACGGGACAG aGAGCTAGTCCCAGGCCGCCCGAGCCTGACGTGGTACCAGCCTGATGGCACCCGTGTGGTTGGTGTGGGCCACAGTCTG GGAAACTGCTGCTACCAGGGGGCCGTGAGGGGCCATGCGGGCTCCTGGGTCTCTGTCTGCACCTGCTCTGGGCTGAG GGGTTTGGTGATGCTGTCCCCGGAGAGAAGCTACACCCTAGACCTGGAGCCTGGGGACCTTCGGGCGCCCCCGAATATCTCCCGGATCCAAGACCTCTTCCTGCCAGGCCACACTTGTGCCCTGAGCCGGCGAGCGCCCGCGCCCATGCAGGTCCCCCCGGAGCGGCCCTGGGGACAAAGCCACAGCCACGCTCAGCGG CGGAGGCGGGACGTGCTGACAGAGACCAAGACCATCGAGCTGGTGATCGTGGCCGATCATTCGGAG GTCCAGAGGTACCCAGACCCCCAGCACCTGCTGGACCGCATGCTGAAAGTGACCCTCCTCCTGGACACC TTCTTCCGGCCCCTGAACGTGCGGGTGGCGCTCGTGGGCCTGGAGGCCTGGACCCAGCGCGACCTGGTGGAGATAAGCCGGGACCCGGGGCTCACGCTACACAGGTTCCTCCGATGGCGTGGGAGGGACCTGCTCCCTCGCCTGCCCCACGACAGTGCCCAGCTGGTGAC TGCTGCTTCATTCTCCGGGCCCACGGTGGGCATGGCCATTCAGAACTCCATCTGTTCTCCTGCCTTCTCGGGGGGGGTGAGCATG GACCATTCCACCAGCGTCCTGGGGGTCGCCTCCTCTATAGCGCACGAGTTGGGCCACAGCCTGGGCCTGGACCACGACTTGCCGGGGAGCAGCTGCCCCTGCCCAGGGCCGGCCCCTGCCAAGAGCTGCATCATGGAGGCCTCCACGGA CTTCCTGCCAGGCCTGAACTTCAGCAACTGCAGCCGGCAGGCCCTGGAGAAAGCCCTTCTGGAAGGGATGGGCAGCTGCCTCCTTGAACGGCTGCCCGGCCTGCCCTCTCTGGCCACCATCTGCGGGAACAAGCTCGTGGAGCCCGGCGAGCAGTGTGACTGTGGCTTCCCGGAT GACTGCAGTGACCCCTGCTGTGACCACTTCACCTGCCAGCTGAGGCCGGGGGCACAGTGTGCATCCGATGGGCTCTGCTGTCACAACTGCCAG CTGCGCCCGGCTGGCTGGCAGTGCCGCCCTACCAGAGGGGACTGTGACTTACCAGAGTTCTGCGCGGGAGACAGTGCCCAGTGCCCTCCCGATGCCAGCCTCGGAGACGGCGAGCCGTGTGCAGGGGGCgaggctgtgtgtgtgcagggcCGTTGTGCCTCCTATGCCCAGCAGTGCCAGGCTCTCTGGGGCCCCGGGGCCCAGCCCGCCCCGCCGCCTTGCCTCCTTGCTGCCAATACTCGGGGGGACGCCTTCGGGAGCTGTGGGCGCAGCGCTAATGGCAGCTACGTGTCCTGCGCCCCAAA AGACGCCGTCTGCGGGCAGCTCCAGTGCCAGGGGGGGCAGGCCCGGCCTCTGCTGGGCACCGCTCGGGATCTGCGCTGGGAGGTGCTGGAAGCCAGCGGGACCCAGCCGAGTGTGAACTGCCGCTGGGTCCACCTGGACCTGGGTGACGACGTGGCCCAGCCCCTCCTGAGTCTGCCGGGCACTGCCTGCGGGCCTGGCCTG GTATGCATGGATGGCCAATGCCAGCCTGTGGATGTCCTGCGAACCCAGGAATGTCGAGGCAAATGCCACGGACACGGG GTCTGTGGCAGCAGAGGACACTGCCACTGTGAGGAGGGCTGGGCTCCCCCGGACTGTGCCAACCGCATCAGAG CAACCAGCGCCCTGACCACGGGGCTGCCTCTCAGCCTCCTGCTGTTGGCGGTCCTGACGCTGCTGGGGGCCAGCTACCGGCACCGCGCCCGCCTGCGACAGCGGCTGTGTCAGCTCAAAGGGCCCACCTGCCAGTACAG GGCAGCCCAGTCTGGTCCCCCCGAATGCCCAGAGCCCCCGCAGAGGGTCCTGCTGATGCCAGGGACCAAG CCTAGTGTTCTTGGCTTCCCGGCACCCCCTTCCAGGCCGCTGCCTCCTGACCCTGTGCCCAAGAGACTCCAG GCTGAGCTGGCTGACCGGCCCAATCCCCCCACCCGCCCTCTGCCCGCTGACCCAGCGGTGAGGCGCCAGAAG ggGCCTGCCAAGCCCCCACCCCCGAGGAAGCCACTGCCTGCCAACCCCCAGGGCCAGCGCCCTTCGGGTGACCTGCCCGGCCCAGGAGCTGGAGTCCCGCCCCTAGTGGTACCGTCCAG GCCGGCGCCGCCGCCCCCAGCAGCGTCCTCGCTCTACCTCTGA
- the ADAM15 gene encoding disintegrin and metalloproteinase domain-containing protein 15 isoform X8 translates to MRLALLWALGLLGAGSPLSSRPLPDVGDIEKQQARPERALGRPLEPRIPPDTPTLSLAETQLPEVLQIPLELDGEKHVLELLRDRELVPGRPSLTWYQPDGTRVVGVGHSLGNCCYQGAVRGHAGSWVSVCTCSGLRGLVMLSPERSYTLDLEPGDLRAPPNISRIQDLFLPGHTCALSRRAPAPMQVPPERPWGQSHSHAQRRRRDVLTETKTIELVIVADHSEVQRYPDPQHLLDRMLKVTLLLDTFFRPLNVRVALVGLEAWTQRDLVEISRDPGLTLHRFLRWRGRDLLPRLPHDSAQLVTAASFSGPTVGMAIQNSICSPAFSGGVSMDHSTSVLGVASSIAHELGHSLGLDHDLPGSSCPCPGPAPAKSCIMEASTDFLPGLNFSNCSRQALEKALLEGMGSCLLERLPGLPSLATICGNKLVEPGEQCDCGFPDDCSDPCCDHFTCQLRPGAQCASDGLCCHNCQLRPAGWQCRPTRGDCDLPEFCAGDSAQCPPDASLGDGEPCAGGEAVCVQGRCASYAQQCQALWGPGAQPAPPPCLLAANTRGDAFGSCGRSANGSYVSCAPKDAVCGQLQCQGGQARPLLGTARDLRWEVLEASGTQPSVNCRWVHLDLGDDVAQPLLSLPGTACGPGLVCMDGQCQPVDVLRTQECRGKCHGHGVCGSRGHCHCEEGWAPPDCANRIRATSALTTGLPLSLLLLAVLTLLGASYRHRARLRQRLCQLKGPTCQYRAAQSGPPECPEPPQRVLLMPGTKGPAKPPPPRKPLPANPQGQRPSGDLPGPGAGVPPLVVPSRPAPPPPAASSLYL, encoded by the exons ATGCGGCTGGCGCTGCTCtgggccctggggctcctgggcgcTGGCAGCCCTCTGTCCTCCCGGCCGCTCCCCGATGTCG GTGACATTGAGAAGCAGCAGGCAAGGCCAGAGAGAGCCCTGGGCAGACCCTTGGAGCCCCGGATCCCTCCAGACACCCCCACACTCAGCCTTGCAGAG ACCCAGCTGCCTGAGGTCTTGCAGATCCCGCTGGAACTGGATGGGGAGAAGCACGTTCTGGAGCTCCTACGGGACAG aGAGCTAGTCCCAGGCCGCCCGAGCCTGACGTGGTACCAGCCTGATGGCACCCGTGTGGTTGGTGTGGGCCACAGTCTG GGAAACTGCTGCTACCAGGGGGCCGTGAGGGGCCATGCGGGCTCCTGGGTCTCTGTCTGCACCTGCTCTGGGCTGAG GGGTTTGGTGATGCTGTCCCCGGAGAGAAGCTACACCCTAGACCTGGAGCCTGGGGACCTTCGGGCGCCCCCGAATATCTCCCGGATCCAAGACCTCTTCCTGCCAGGCCACACTTGTGCCCTGAGCCGGCGAGCGCCCGCGCCCATGCAGGTCCCCCCGGAGCGGCCCTGGGGACAAAGCCACAGCCACGCTCAGCGG CGGAGGCGGGACGTGCTGACAGAGACCAAGACCATCGAGCTGGTGATCGTGGCCGATCATTCGGAG GTCCAGAGGTACCCAGACCCCCAGCACCTGCTGGACCGCATGCTGAAAGTGACCCTCCTCCTGGACACC TTCTTCCGGCCCCTGAACGTGCGGGTGGCGCTCGTGGGCCTGGAGGCCTGGACCCAGCGCGACCTGGTGGAGATAAGCCGGGACCCGGGGCTCACGCTACACAGGTTCCTCCGATGGCGTGGGAGGGACCTGCTCCCTCGCCTGCCCCACGACAGTGCCCAGCTGGTGAC TGCTGCTTCATTCTCCGGGCCCACGGTGGGCATGGCCATTCAGAACTCCATCTGTTCTCCTGCCTTCTCGGGGGGGGTGAGCATG GACCATTCCACCAGCGTCCTGGGGGTCGCCTCCTCTATAGCGCACGAGTTGGGCCACAGCCTGGGCCTGGACCACGACTTGCCGGGGAGCAGCTGCCCCTGCCCAGGGCCGGCCCCTGCCAAGAGCTGCATCATGGAGGCCTCCACGGA CTTCCTGCCAGGCCTGAACTTCAGCAACTGCAGCCGGCAGGCCCTGGAGAAAGCCCTTCTGGAAGGGATGGGCAGCTGCCTCCTTGAACGGCTGCCCGGCCTGCCCTCTCTGGCCACCATCTGCGGGAACAAGCTCGTGGAGCCCGGCGAGCAGTGTGACTGTGGCTTCCCGGAT GACTGCAGTGACCCCTGCTGTGACCACTTCACCTGCCAGCTGAGGCCGGGGGCACAGTGTGCATCCGATGGGCTCTGCTGTCACAACTGCCAG CTGCGCCCGGCTGGCTGGCAGTGCCGCCCTACCAGAGGGGACTGTGACTTACCAGAGTTCTGCGCGGGAGACAGTGCCCAGTGCCCTCCCGATGCCAGCCTCGGAGACGGCGAGCCGTGTGCAGGGGGCgaggctgtgtgtgtgcagggcCGTTGTGCCTCCTATGCCCAGCAGTGCCAGGCTCTCTGGGGCCCCGGGGCCCAGCCCGCCCCGCCGCCTTGCCTCCTTGCTGCCAATACTCGGGGGGACGCCTTCGGGAGCTGTGGGCGCAGCGCTAATGGCAGCTACGTGTCCTGCGCCCCAAA AGACGCCGTCTGCGGGCAGCTCCAGTGCCAGGGGGGGCAGGCCCGGCCTCTGCTGGGCACCGCTCGGGATCTGCGCTGGGAGGTGCTGGAAGCCAGCGGGACCCAGCCGAGTGTGAACTGCCGCTGGGTCCACCTGGACCTGGGTGACGACGTGGCCCAGCCCCTCCTGAGTCTGCCGGGCACTGCCTGCGGGCCTGGCCTG GTATGCATGGATGGCCAATGCCAGCCTGTGGATGTCCTGCGAACCCAGGAATGTCGAGGCAAATGCCACGGACACGGG GTCTGTGGCAGCAGAGGACACTGCCACTGTGAGGAGGGCTGGGCTCCCCCGGACTGTGCCAACCGCATCAGAG CAACCAGCGCCCTGACCACGGGGCTGCCTCTCAGCCTCCTGCTGTTGGCGGTCCTGACGCTGCTGGGGGCCAGCTACCGGCACCGCGCCCGCCTGCGACAGCGGCTGTGTCAGCTCAAAGGGCCCACCTGCCAGTACAG GGCAGCCCAGTCTGGTCCCCCCGAATGCCCAGAGCCCCCGCAGAGGGTCCTGCTGATGCCAGGGACCAAG ggGCCTGCCAAGCCCCCACCCCCGAGGAAGCCACTGCCTGCCAACCCCCAGGGCCAGCGCCCTTCGGGTGACCTGCCCGGCCCAGGAGCTGGAGTCCCGCCCCTAGTGGTACCGTCCAG GCCGGCGCCGCCGCCCCCAGCAGCGTCCTCGCTCTACCTCTGA